The sequence cgctaagtggagtataatcgtggctaagttgccaagtttacgccaagtcaagtcaagcctatgctaagtatcagtaatgggcccttaagattTCAAAGCTGTCAAAGTCAGCTGTTTTTGGTTTTCTTCTTGTGTTTCATAACTTAACAGGACTTGAGCTCTTTTCACTGAATTTATTACATTTTTACAAGAAAAGCCATGGCTTTACATAAATTCCTGCAACCTACATCATTATTATCGCAAATTGTGCGTTCCTATGGTAAGCACAATAAAAAGTATTTATACAAGGAAGGCAAGAAATATGGCAAGATCATATACTACCCAATGTAAGTAGCTGATATATCCAACTTGTGCTTAACATTtacaattcatttttttttttgtttttataaggaCCCCTGATCATGAAGATCCTCCATTTGAACCAGCTAAACTCTTTCGTGTACAGCGTATTAAACCAGTCAAAGGTAATCCATATTGGGAGAAACGTATACTAAAAGATCTCGGACTTGATGGTAAACAAAGCGATTTCACCGTGGTAAAAAATATACCCGACGTGAACGCATTGCTGTGGAAAGTAAAACATCTTATTAAAGTTACCCCCGTTACATTCCCATATGGTGAGCCTACAGCAAATGATGTTAAGCACACAATACTCAAGGAGAATGGTGAATGCATTGTGACTAAAGAAATAGGACCTGTCGAGCAGCGTTTGGAAGCGACTGAGGCATTTGAGACAGATCCAAAACGTTTGGATACCGAATTGTTAAAACGTGATTCACGTAAGAAATGGTTGAATCCGTGGTAGTCAAAGACTGTTGTATAGTAAATGCAGACATTTTCGCatacatttattataaaaaaacaaCATTAAATATGACTTTTTAATTCGCTTTGAACCTATGCGGAAATCGCGGTATGCACAGAAAATCTGCTCCAAACATATTTAACCTTCTGATATCGAGTTCGAGTTATTCCAAACCTCTGTCGCCACTTTCTTTTCGATCGTTTTACAGCCGGATGTGGCGAAAAGTCCATGTGTGCGATCAAACGTAATCACATCTTGCAGCAGTGACCTAAGTTAAACAATGTCATAAAATAATTAccgaacaaatattaaaaaaaaaaataacatactcTATCGcatttttttgtggtctgcgatCCCATTTTGCGTACTCTGTCTCTATGCACTTATGCACATGTGCCTTCTCAAGCGGCAAGAATGGTATATAATGATCGATTACATGTTGTTCTATCAAACTAGCTTTCTTTAAACCACCATCCAGATTGTATGACGCCTTTTCCAAAATCTGCTCAAATGCACTTAATTTAATGTTTTCGCGCAATTCACCACTTTTTAGCATTTTAGCCAATTGATCTGATATTTGCACACCTGCcgtatttgaaataaaaataaatatcgcTTTTGTACCATCCAAGTTATTAGGCAGCGAATTATAATCTACTAAGGATGCTAACGATTCAAAAACACCCTGCGGCATTTTGTCCACTTCATCGAATATAAATAACGAACGTGCACAATCGGTTATGCCATTCACAACATCATCACGTATAAATCTCTAAATAAAGTTATTTATAACTGGTTTTTGcgttttataattatttatattcGCTTACATTATATTCTGCTACATTTTGGCTCAATGAAAAATGCAATCTTCCcatatatttatgtacaaatcGACTTTTAACACCCTTTTCATATAATGATTCGGCAATCATATCAGCAACATAGTTTTTGCCGGTACCCGGAGTCCCATGAAAGCTCATCACCAATGGTTTGCGCGATTTACTATGCCTGTGGAAATGGGCCTCCAAAGCAGATATTAACTGCTGTATGACAATATGTTGTCCATAAAGATTTTTCTGTAATAGTCCTTTCAACTCTGAATAAGAATAGAAAAAATTAAAGTAAGTTGGATGTACACGGCGGTTGCATTTATTAACTTGCTTGTAATATCTGCTGGAATAGAGCGATCATTGCAGCATTCTGTCATACGACAGTAAGTTTGTTCCTTAAAAAAACCGAAACCCGTATATGCGCCGGCAAGTGCACCGGCACCAACAGCCAATGATATTGGATCAATCAAACAATTGACTGTTTGTAAATTGAACAACGAAATACAGACCGCCCCAAAAATTGTCCATGAGTTTAACATAGTTATTAGTATTTTTACTACGTGTAATTCCCGTAAATAGCAAGGAATTAAAAGAATAGCCGAATGTCAGTTAAGCGAAATGTACATTCCTAACCGGAAATTCACCACTTTTTACCATGAGCAAACACCCAATAGAGATCGCGTCTTATTGAACACGGCCCACCCTTTTGATGGGAATTTCGCATCGGAAGATTGTTGTGGTAGGCAATTGCAAATGCCTGCTTTACGTTGCGTTGCTACCATGGTATAATTATAGAGGGTTTTCCACTTTTGACGTTTGTAAAGGGGAATTTGAGTGGACTGCATACAGAACAAAGAAGGGGAAAATACAGTTTtcaaaataattgaataaaaaaattaaaagatattaacgaaaaaccgaaaaattatccTGAGTTCCTGCGAAACTGAGGGGGGTATAGTATTTTTGCCCGCAAAACCTTTCCGCGTTGGCGACCTTCGGCCGAcacctgttctagacttttacctccgCATTCAAAATAGAAACAAGGTCTGTGTCAAACGGaaggcattgtgaatgatgacttaagctggagacattggtgctttatcggtaaccgtatcggtaaccttttaacagctgattcgaccaaccttatgagaatcaatgcaatcgattattggtgccgctaaggtcgtaaccgtatcgtagccacccatttggtttttggtttaccgtcgtaacgataaacagctgattacgttagggagacgactacagcgatacgacatacggcaccaatgactcccgcttaataCGCCAATTACAAGGCTCAAGTATCCTtctgccaattaccaatttgcacaaggatttgcccggtgtgtgcaatggttgcgctatttgcgcagagaactgtgctaaaatcaaaacgattttgatatttacgcatgtctgcaaatattgcacatgcatttttcttcgtgtgtggtgaatcttacacagtttacctgtggtttcctgataatataacatcagtaattattgcttaaaaattgttacggtctgctgctacggtctacggccatgatccccttgggagcgtgttcacgcgaacacacctagcgatgtggtgaaagtggcgataaaaaaatatcgaaaaccggaaaaagacagaccggccatcactacgaaaaattttttctcttttagCACGAGGTTCCAGCAGCGTAAAGCTCGAGTAAGTCATCCTGATAAGAATTTAAACCCAATGGGTAGAACTTGAACATTTTCCAAAGTTCTATGAAATAATTCCTTACTGGTGCAAGGAAGATTGGAAgagcaaaagaaaatatacacaaatacatactgCGAAGGCTGATGCACAATAAAAGCGGGAACTATTTTGTGGAATTGCTGCTATGTATTGAAAGGTTTAATTAATTCAACTACGCCAATAATTACTTATAAAAGTTATGGTGATCAACGCCAATCAACTAAACCTTAAAACTGCATGtgttacatatgcacatatttgtTGAACGTAGAATTAGTCATAAACCAACAATACGGAATCGCGTTAACCCATTAAACGCGAAAGCTAAATAGCAAAGTTAGAACAACCAAATTTTTTGTGGTTACTACAAGGACTGATATGTACCCAAAACTGCAACTAAAAGTTTCAACCTCTATCCTGATGAGTCTGAACGACCCGTGACATATATGTAACACTCGCGTGTTTCTATTatgtaataaaatttttcatgCTAACAtgaaaattaacatttttgaGATTCCGGACGTCTAAATCCCCATGGACCTCGGACTTCTCCGTAAGTGCGACAAAAGTGATTAGCAATACTTCTTCTAAACTGTAGTTGGGTTAACCCTTGTCCGCCTCTTCTATGTAGGAGCCAAGCATTTTGAATGGATACATCAACCAACCATGTAAAAATTGAAAACCACCACTTTTTTCCTCTAGCTCCGATCCGGTAAGCGTTGACGTTTTGGTCCATGCGGTCCGTGCCACCCATATTCTTATTGTACATTACAACAGCATTTGGAATTTGAACCTGAACCTTTGAATGTTCAGCTCTAGAGTAGCTTATAGCTTTCCCGACTGGCTCCTTTCCAAATAAAGTTGATGCGATGGAAACTGCTGCATTGTCTACCCATTTTGTGACTATAATACCACACTCAGAAATCCGAGAACTAGCAATATAACCGCgttccattttcttcaacttatcCTTCAGTGGCAAAGGACAAGagtttggtatataattttgacgAATGGTTCCAGTTCCTTCATATCCATATTTTTTTAGTCCAAGTAAAACAGGTATTGAAGTGAAGAGATTATCAAAAAAGAATCGAAAGGGAAGTGGCTTCCACGTTTCATCAAATTCATCAATCATTGAAAATAAAGGAGCAGCGTTCTTTCCATAGCCTGCAGCGTATTCCTCGTTTGTTCTAGGGTTTTTCCCCTGATACATCTCAAAGTTTAGCAGATAGCCGGAAGGCGTATTTAGGCACCACATTTTATATCCAAATCTCAATGGTTTGCCTCTAATAAATTGTTTACAACCATGCCTGCCGTAGTATTCCACTATTGATTCATCGTAGGACAAATTCTGTTCTGGATGAAAGTTTTTTGCGAACTTCACCTTCAGAGCATCCGTTATGGGTCTCAATTTCCATATTTTGTCTGATAAATCTATCTTTTCTGGGtcaataaagtgcaagtttatgaAAATCACTCGAAAACGATCACGTCTCATCGAGTCGATAATAACACCATTTTGAATATCTTTGTCAACGCTCCAATATGCTTCTTTGTTTGGAGAATAGGTATATCCACTTATTATCATAATTCTCAAAAAGACCTTCATTTCTCTCACTGTAATATTTGGGTTCCCATTATTATTTAGGACTGAATACCTGTTTGACTCGTCACATAGCATTTGCAATAAATCGTCATCAAAAAACTTTTGGAACTGCTCGCATGGCTCTAAGTTGGGGCAGTCACTGTAATTACCGTTAGGAAAAATTGGAACTCTATGTTGGGTGTTATCGTCGACCCATGAAAAGGATGGCTTAGTTCTCTTCGCCTTACTATGTGGTTGCGTTGAAGCTGCCTTGCGACGACGATTATTGGCTTTTGAGCTGACAGCGATGTACTCGGCTTTTCGGGTGCTTTCTCAGAAGAAAATGATTCTTCCAAAAGGTTTACTTCTAAATCCGACAGAGAATGATTCAAGTAGTCTAAAATTTCAGTATCTATATTGAAGTCGGGGTTCTCTTCGACGTCGGTCTTTTTTCTTATTACTACTTCACTCTCCTCTACAAGCTGTGTATGCGGCAAGTTTTCTAAACTTCCCCCGTCTTCATCACTTGAATCTTCACCTGAAAGAGCGCCCGCATCAGGTGCCTCGATATAAATAGCTTTCACTTCATCTTCTTCATTGTTATTGAATTCCTCCAAAACGGCGCAAATATCCTCGACAGATAGTTTTTCCCTGGTAACCAACAAATATTATACTTTTACATTGACCGCACAAATCTTTATATAAATGTTTATACATAAAGCGAACCCGCGAGCGTGTCATATATGTCACGCTTacaagaaacgaaaaaaaaacttataagtaCAGTTATTTTCATATCTTTTTTTATACGAACACATGCattcataaaattattaaaatatgtagAACAAAGCTTTCACATAATGTCTTGCACTTTGCTAAAATTACTACTTACCGATAGCGTGTTCCCATTTGGATAGTTTTTTTACGTATGTGAAATTTGCATCGTCTTCAACGCCCTATTGCTTTTGTTATACTCTTCTGTTTAGCTAAACTGTAGTGCACTCTCACTCTTTGCTATATTTACTGCGATTCTTATTTAAAAGTTTGAAACATTTAAAAttgcaattttgaaaaatcgtatataAATATAGTGCTTTAaacgttacatatatgtaacactAGCGTTTAATGAGTTAAACAATTGTCGCGGCGCCCTGCTGTTCTAGCAAGTTGGGTGGATCATCATCAATAATATATCAATTGCAACCAAGTGGCGTAGCACGGGCATAAACAAGAAATAACAGCAGCGTCTTGTTCCTCGTCCTCCCAACGCTTGCGACGACGTGTACGAGATTCAACGCCCTGCCACCATCGTACTTGTATACGCAAAGTGGCTAAAATTCCAAATCCCAGCGCTAAAAATCTTATAAtaatcacaaaatttggtacttgCATGATTGGATTAGTACCAAAATTACAACCAAGACTCCAACATCTGAAACATCAGCTGGAGGCGCAGCAAAAGAAGCAAACATCAAGGTATAAATTTAGatgtaattaccctacaaaaaattctggtcacgaaacttacccacgcccatgcaaacatGACTAAGAACATAACATATGATGTATAGTACCTAGTCCAACGGCGTGGAATGACTagagcattttttgcagggtagttaaaggaacttccaagtggtacttgGAGGGTTTTATATAGCCCGGTGAACCATTCGACAGGGATCGATGTTTTTGTCCAAATTACGACATTTTTACTTTCGAATTAGCAACCTAAAAGATAAAAAGGTAGATTAACGTTTTATAGAAGAAAAGTCACACATAAATGACTGCCCGGTGAACCATTCGACAGGGATCGATGTTTTTGTCCAAATTACGACATTTTTACTTTCGAATTAGCAACCTAAAAGATAAAAAGGTAGATTAACGTTTTATAGAAGAAAAGTCACACATAAATGACTGCCACTATGTAACTTTAGCTTGTAATATCTATCTAAGCAAAAGAATTACCACATGAACACTCATGTTTGCAACTTAACAAGATATTAAAGAATGTAACCACAGtttaatatatttacacattttaaaggtttgtgcacaaataaacaggcagtttgTCTCAACCAGGTCAAGCAGCACCTACCTGTTAGAACGCTAACCCTAATTTCAACATACGccgtttatttgtgaatgcaTCTTAGACACATTATTTTGAACAAAACTCTTTAGATGTAATtaaaattgtattcagcaattCCCGAGCATAATTCCATATATCTAATACCTACCTAAGcactagatttaaaaaaaaaaaaaaaaaaaaaattttaaaaaggcatACCCTTTTCTTTATCATTTTAAGAATACATTTTGGCGCTTTAAAACGTTTGAAGTTAGCTCACGcaatcacgtgaaacgttttagcgattcaTTTTGGAGCTCACCcatgaaatgttaaaaaaaaaaggaaattttatgcACGAATCGGctagaagatttaaactttcttttcttatatcattcaagtacaatatatatatatatatatatatatatatctacacatatgaattgctattgctagcaatattgtTCGAACCACCAGAAGAAGGTAATATAGGTGCATATAATGCATAGCGCTACATAAAatttatctttattgcttttgtaacaaattttctcagtacatattacatattgttattatcattataatatgcgcgttataccaaattgatatttagttacactcaaaaaattaagttttaccacaaaGCATATCATAAGTGATTATTGTAACAACGTACTAATGTAAGGGCAAAATGAGTTAGGGCCTAAACCATGTAACACTAAAATAGTATGTGCATAgatcaagtatgtatgtatgtaccttatatacactcgcaaccaacaacaccaacacaaTCACCAACCGCCCACGTTAATAACCAAAACTAGCTAGAACTTTATAGATATTTTCTTTATAAtgaattgtgaataaatattgtaattaaaatgggaatgttgactaccctattcttttagaaggcacttagggcatacaggtaaggggccaccgaattataggtgcgtcggtggccatggtttttttttttttttttataaatgcaccgggcgtcgcaacaacacccgcggcgcccccaagttatattcggccttttgtttattttccttttgggtcttttattttcagcagttttttttgaatttgattttcagcgttagtaaccggccatgtccggttcggtagtttttttagcgtcaatttctttttttgcggttatttttttttgaatttttaaatctttgaatgtttaacggtctgtccgtggcatccggttctacCGGATGCtgttttaaattgaatttataagcgttttgagtcggggTCTGCGCTTTTTggacagctagttttgataggcatgataggaatttttttctgtttatggcgcaggaacagtaaggttggcaaggacccgccccagccgacaatgactagccactgtgcaccaacacatcatgccgaccgccttccttactgcttccatagtaaatgcgttaccataacagatggcgcccaacgtggttcctgaggcgctgggtgcgagggtcactccaggtcaacttgtgaagttgaccatcccaccagtccggggtgagcagccgcaggagcagccacctgcgttgcggtgggatggttcgacggatcagggtgtccggagtgatcatcgtctccggtagctgagggatccacgcgacttaacgtcagttatcgggatttttgtattcacccgttgaggcagtgctgcacgcactttatttttttgtaagtgggtttttttttatttttcccggaatgttgtccgttagtcggcttagctaatatatatgtccgctaattgggtttcaattttttttttgtaatgttaaatttttttttgccgaatttgttttgttttgtgttgtcTGGAGTGTGTGTAGGTCTtgataggaccccagctcatcccacgtctcaggtggcaacacatagtgccacctggattgtgacgggttgagctgggattcagagtggcactccttcctgtcccaccagactgggggagcggttccgaaaccgctccacccattgcggcggaggcaggaggggtgtccagcgagaatggacggaaggcctcaacacccccaaccagtcccaggggcaagcccctggagactgcacctgcgttgcggctgggcgtgttgagaccaacccgtgtgtgcctggagtgaccctaatggccccaaccagtctcggagggggccttaagaccccctcgcactgcggttgggagcactagggacaagtatgaatgagcttatgtaatttttttttgttttttttgcctgtagcccgagtgccttcgggaagggaatgtcagcattcccattgattgcACGACACATTTAAATTGCTTAATCGCTTCTGTTTTTTTCAGCTTttgaaagttttatttattttttttgcgtataaatttatatacaaaacctTTTTGTTTGAATtcctaactgccttacgtggcaaaagttttttttgacCTATCAgtgaccatttttttttaatatgtcgcgcgaccagtcgttcgaaccgggccggaataccccgtttgggagtgcagggaattaccggggaaaccagaaacggggtaataaaaatagaggggctttctctcaggccaggcgtcccttggtggtgcacaccccagtaggcggACAATATGGAGACCCCGCGTTAataaacatgggctcggacctgaatgaccctctcGAGAAACTGGACGGACCTATAAGCACCAGTCACGTGAACGCGCACGATCTCTCGGGGCTAGTGGCCAATGTGGCGACCtacgcacccgaaggagctggtgctttaccaccaaatcaggaaatgggaaattttggagacgctacaagtgatcggaCGAATAccttaggaatgcaggacgaagccattcgtggaggctcgtgggtggacgtgctacaccaactgttccaggcttcgcaggaggaaatgcggagagagatgggctcaattagagccaatatggcccagctcaacgccgctctcaaATCCACGCAGCAAGCGAATCAGCAAAataggaacgcaagtaggatggaccgtaacccatttccaacgggagtaccaccaatgtacccgactccaagcagcatagcagtaaaaccgcaggagtggaaaatcgcattcgatggcactgggagcgtagccgatttccttttcaaactgaacaccttgtgtgagcgcacacaatgccctgacgaacagataatggctagtttccacttgttcctttccgggcgggccgaagaatggtactggctgttcacaaaacaaaaccctaatgcgacatatgcctttttgtgctactcattgaaaagagagtttggcactttgaagactgaccacgagatcatgatggagatctccatgcggaagcaaaaagcaagtgagtgttatgacgtgtttcacgctgacataatctccttgaacgcgcgcttaagggagccaatgtcggagcttttactgattgacataataaaaagaaacgtcaacagtagccttaagctgatgcttttcaacgcagatgtaaggaaccTTCATGATTTAcgggatgtagcacgcagaggtgaacaagtgctgaaagaaagcaagctgttgggagctacttacccaggacggcatgtaagcgaagcacgcgtgacaaccccggacatgaggacgGAAAACGAGGACGGCgagatggatccgcagatagaggcgctggaatatcgacgcagcagaagaccggactactcgggaatccaatgctggaattgccagggaatggggcactcctatatatattgtgaggaacccataaaaaatcctttttgttttaaatgttggtacaagggtgtattcactcctaaatgccctaaggaccatcgcaggcagggaaaccagtacccgagcgagaaggcgggggaacctcgttcggcttcatagctcccacatcagccagtgctcgaggcgtcgtcccgtgcgctgaaccagagggtgaatctctgcatggaggtggtgagcttccgaggtgcagtagtaccctggcagaagagccctcaaacgtgataataaccTTCCCTGACAGTactgacaattcgaatagttctgaatccgagagtcaaacgtcctcatccgcgatgagcGAGCCCATTAGAATTCTGCGacaccagcatagggatgtcgcttgccaaacgcaactttcgccaaacctagaagaaagggaacataggtataaacaaataagacataccatttttgaacaatatccggtatcggacaatattttgaagtgtaggaagagataccacaggagagtacaggagcgtagactgcacaagccaccacgttaacgcttaccgaggatgaaaggcctttagtaaaggctagaattaagGATAGTTtccttgtagggctgttggactcgggagccaacgtctccatcttagggaaaaacggagtagaattcctagaggataacggctttgaatatcagcccttacatgcgttcgtatataccgcgggcggcaacaagcaaaaaatttttggctcagtatctctaccggtcacctttaaaaatatcgcaaaggttattcgtttttaccttgtcccctcacttctccaagaagcatacttcggggtagatttttggagagcatttgcgttagctcccgaaatatccccaagcgtagagtgtttagaggttagacttgagaaggaagaagaacttaacctgcacgaattgtcaccagaacgaaAATCAGagttgcaaaaggtcatcgagacgttcccttcgtacgagaagttaggcctaggacaaaccaaattagtggagcatcacatcgacaccggtgatgctgtacctataaaaagcaaacatttccctctttcgccaccgaggcaagccgaagcttttagagaactagacaggttactcgaattaggaggtatagaagaatccaactccccgtggtgcagtcctgtagtactggtccggaaaccaggtaaagttaggctgtgcatagattccaggaaggtcaacgcggttactaagaaagactcgtaccccctgcctcatatcaacggcttattgagcagactgaaggatacgcattttattagtggcattgatctgaaggacgcgttcttccagatcaaattgacagagtcctctaaggaaaaaacagcattcgcagttccggggaggcctctgtacgacttcaaagtaatgccatttggtctgtgcaatggaccgcagactatgagtaggctgatggacaaggcaatcccttcgcgcctgcgagagaacgtctttgtctacctggacgatctgatggtatgtagcactaattttgaggatcacctgaaattgctagcggaagtggcccaatgtttgagaaacgcagggctgacaataaacgtggataaaagtaaattttgtcagaaggaaatacgctacttaggatacttgataggcagcgggtgtctgaaagtggatccgggaaaagtagaagcaatgcaaaacttcccgatccctaaatcccctcggcaagtgcgtaggtttgtgggcatggcaaattggtaccgagcgtttattaccaatattgctgacttggcaggtcccttgaccgactgtcttcgtaagtcagcaggcccgttcaagcttacctctgaagctatagaggccttcgaaaagctaaaagtagctttgagttccgcccctgttttggcctaaccagacttttcaagggaattcgtaatacaatgtgacgcttccaaagtaggtgttggcggagtgttgttccaggtcgatgatgagggcgctgagcatccaatcgcattcgtgtcgaaaaagctgaataatgctcaacgcaattatacagtaaccgagctggaatgtcttgcagccataatcagcgtgaagcgtttccgaccctatgtcgaaggattaccttttcggattattacggaccactccagtctcaagtggttgatgacacagaaAGACTTAAGCGGGAGGttagcgagatggtcac is a genomic window of Eurosta solidaginis isolate ZX-2024a chromosome 4, ASM4086904v1, whole genome shotgun sequence containing:
- the Torsin gene encoding torsin-like protein isoform X2, with amino-acid sequence MIALFQQILQAKLKGLLQKNLYGQHIVIQQLISALEAHFHRHSKSRKPLVMSFHGTPGTGKNYVADMIAESLYEKGVKSRFVHKYMGRLHFSLSQNVAEYNRFIRDDVVNGITDCARSLFIFDEVDKMPQGVFESLASLVDYNSLPNNLDGTKAIFIFISNTAGVQISDQLAKMLKSGELRENIKLSAFEQILEKASYNLDGGLKKASLIEQHVIDHYIPFLPLEKAHVHKCIETEYAKWDRRPQKNAIESLLQDVITFDRTHGLFATSGCKTIEKKVATEVWNNSNSISEG
- the Torsin gene encoding torsin-like protein isoform X1 codes for the protein MLNSWTIFGAVCISLFNLQTVNCLIDPISLAVGAGALAGAYTGFGFFKEQTYCRMTECCNDRSIPADITKLKGLLQKNLYGQHIVIQQLISALEAHFHRHSKSRKPLVMSFHGTPGTGKNYVADMIAESLYEKGVKSRFVHKYMGRLHFSLSQNVAEYNRFIRDDVVNGITDCARSLFIFDEVDKMPQGVFESLASLVDYNSLPNNLDGTKAIFIFISNTAGVQISDQLAKMLKSGELRENIKLSAFEQILEKASYNLDGGLKKASLIEQHVIDHYIPFLPLEKAHVHKCIETEYAKWDRRPQKNAIESLLQDVITFDRTHGLFATSGCKTIEKKVATEVWNNSNSISEG
- the mRpL30 gene encoding large ribosomal subunit protein uL30m — translated: MALHKFLQPTSLLSQIVRSYGKHNKKYLYKEGKKYGKIIYYPMTPDHEDPPFEPAKLFRVQRIKPVKGNPYWEKRILKDLGLDGKQSDFTVVKNIPDVNALLWKVKHLIKVTPVTFPYGEPTANDVKHTILKENGECIVTKEIGPVEQRLEATEAFETDPKRLDTELLKRDSRKKWLNPW